The Methylomusa anaerophila genome has a segment encoding these proteins:
- the hpf gene encoding ribosome hibernation-promoting factor, HPF/YfiA family, with the protein MAITVRGKNIEITSALKDYVAKRVGKITKYFDPASLGDITAILTVEKGRHIVEVTAAVNGLLLRGEEATSDMYASVDLVIEKLEKQIEKYKTKLSRKFRSGGFKADLTPAATLASEAEAFAEAEVVKTKRFAVKPMALDEAIMQMNLIHHDFYVFRNADTEEVNVIYRRRDGNYGLIEPEY; encoded by the coding sequence ATGGCAATTACAGTACGTGGAAAGAACATTGAGATTACATCAGCATTGAAAGACTACGTCGCCAAGCGTGTGGGCAAAATTACCAAGTATTTCGACCCCGCCAGCCTGGGTGATATTACTGCAATCCTCACCGTGGAGAAAGGTCGCCACATCGTTGAAGTCACAGCCGCTGTAAACGGACTGCTCTTACGGGGCGAAGAGGCCACCAGCGACATGTATGCATCCGTTGATTTGGTGATTGAGAAGCTGGAAAAACAAATTGAAAAATATAAAACCAAACTTTCGCGGAAATTCCGTTCCGGTGGTTTTAAAGCCGATCTGACACCGGCGGCAACCTTGGCAAGCGAAGCTGAAGCTTTTGCAGAAGCTGAAGTTGTAAAAACCAAGCGGTTCGCCGTGAAACCGATGGCCCTGGACGAGGCGATTATGCAGATGAACCTTATCCATCACGATTTTTATGTATTTAGGAATGCGGATACGGAAGAGGTCAATGTGATCTATCGACGTAGAGACGGTAATTACGGGCTTATCGAACCTGAA
- a CDS encoding cold shock domain-containing protein, translating into MIGKVKWFSAEKGYGFIEREDGGDVFVHFSAIQDQGFKTLNEGQQVEFDIVEGARGPQAANVYKV; encoded by the coding sequence ATGATTGGAAAAGTTAAATGGTTTAGCGCGGAAAAAGGGTACGGTTTTATTGAAAGGGAAGATGGTGGCGACGTATTCGTTCATTTTTCCGCTATCCAGGATCAAGGATTTAAAACCTTGAATGAAGGTCAACAAGTAGAATTTGATATTGTCGAAGGCGCACGCGGACCGCAAGCTGCCAACGTATATAAAGTATAA